The following coding sequences lie in one Homalodisca vitripennis isolate AUS2020 chromosome X, UT_GWSS_2.1, whole genome shotgun sequence genomic window:
- the LOC124368530 gene encoding uncharacterized protein LOC124368530, which translates to MGIPREILLVPMLFLCVTAQVLSSRGQSSRREDVLNTGNVRDKVVFNTDNTGRGSGGGSREGSNGNADYSDLDCDLILRECQCLSPQPPPQPQRPTKPSPTVQQWDYYWYD; encoded by the exons ATGGGGATTCCACGAGAGATTTTGCTTGTTCCTATGCTTTTCCTTTGTGTAACTGCACAGGTACTCTCCTCTAGAG GTCAAAGCAGTCGCAGAGAAGATGTTTT GAACACAGGCAATGTACGCGACAAGGTGGTGTTCAACACTGACAACACTGGGCGAGGATCTGGAGGAGGATCTCGTGAAGGTTCCAATGGCAATGCAGATTACAGCGACCTGGACTGTGACCTGATCTTGAGGGAGTGTCAGTGTTTGTCACCCCAACCACCCCCTCAACCGCAGCGTCCTACAAAGCCCTCCCCGACTGTGCAACAGTGGGACTATTACTGGTATGATTAA